One window of the Bradyrhizobium sp. NP1 genome contains the following:
- a CDS encoding NAD(P)-binding domain-containing protein: MPAASPSSSRRVCVIGAGPCGLTTVKNLLAAGIDDCVCYEEASAIGGNWVYDAAPQRRSVYYATKLISSKRLSEFEDFPMPGDYPDFPSHRQMLDYFTAYADHFGLLANIALNTRVESAKRLADGKWSVATRGPQGERLETFDHLIICSGHHREPLIPDYPGTFSGRVLHSREYKRPEPFENQRVLVVGGGNSACDIAVDVGRVAAATTISLREGYYILPKVMFGRPVDQLYAKLRQRLHLPKFLVEPIVKAIVSLEVGPWRKYGLQKPEGSPTSMHPTLNTAILIALRDGAVCPRPGIARFEGERVHFVDGSVETFDTLIWATGYRFGYPFLDEAVLGAEFIRAPQLYLSMMHPRLDNLFFIGLFQPIGCIWRLADYQARIAALQVKGVLKRPPDMAARIAREAASRRRRFGTAPRHLIEVDYHDFRNALRRELGDYAEAAKVRQRSAA, encoded by the coding sequence ATGCCGGCTGCTTCTCCCTCATCATCGCGGCGCGTCTGTGTCATCGGTGCGGGCCCGTGCGGGCTCACCACCGTCAAGAACCTGCTCGCGGCCGGCATCGACGACTGCGTCTGCTACGAGGAAGCTTCCGCGATCGGCGGCAACTGGGTCTATGACGCCGCGCCACAGCGGCGCAGCGTCTACTACGCGACCAAGCTGATCTCGTCGAAGCGCCTTTCCGAGTTCGAAGATTTTCCGATGCCGGGCGATTACCCGGATTTCCCATCGCACCGGCAGATGCTCGACTATTTCACGGCCTACGCCGATCATTTCGGCCTGCTGGCGAACATCGCGCTGAACACGCGGGTCGAGAGCGCGAAGCGCCTTGCCGACGGCAAATGGTCGGTGGCGACGCGCGGGCCGCAGGGCGAGCGCCTCGAGACGTTCGATCATCTCATCATCTGTTCCGGCCATCACCGCGAGCCGCTGATCCCCGACTATCCCGGCACGTTCTCCGGCCGCGTGCTGCACTCGCGCGAATACAAGCGCCCCGAGCCGTTCGAGAACCAGCGCGTGCTCGTCGTCGGCGGCGGCAATTCGGCCTGCGACATCGCGGTCGATGTCGGGCGCGTCGCGGCCGCCACCACGATCAGCCTGCGCGAGGGCTATTACATCCTGCCCAAGGTGATGTTCGGCCGCCCGGTCGACCAGCTCTATGCCAAGCTCAGGCAGCGCCTGCATCTGCCGAAATTCCTGGTCGAACCGATCGTCAAGGCGATCGTCAGCCTCGAGGTCGGGCCGTGGCGGAAATACGGGCTGCAGAAGCCGGAAGGCAGCCCGACCTCGATGCATCCGACGCTCAACACCGCGATCCTGATCGCGCTGCGCGACGGCGCGGTGTGCCCGCGCCCCGGCATCGCGCGCTTCGAGGGCGAGCGCGTTCATTTCGTCGACGGCTCGGTCGAGACCTTCGACACGCTGATCTGGGCGACCGGCTACCGCTTCGGCTATCCGTTCCTGGACGAGGCGGTGCTGGGGGCGGAGTTCATCCGCGCGCCGCAGCTCTATCTCAGCATGATGCACCCGCGGCTCGACAATTTGTTCTTCATCGGGCTGTTCCAGCCGATCGGCTGCATCTGGCGGCTTGCCGACTACCAGGCGCGGATCGCGGCCCTTCAGGTCAAGGGCGTCCTAAAGCGCCCTCCAGACATGGCCGCGCGCATCGCCAGGGAAGCGGCCTCGCGGCGGCGTCGCTTCGGCACCGCGCCGCGGCATCTGATCGAGGTCGACTATCACGATTTCCGCAACGCCCTGCGCCGCGAGCTTGGCGATTATGCCGAGGCCGCGAAGGTGCGTCAGCGCTCGGCCGCGTAG
- a CDS encoding enoyl-CoA hydratase, which translates to MPNDNEKSFADGKILKHVDEGIGIITFNNPDKRNAMSLDMWEGLGQALTGLRDDDAVRVVILRGAGEKAFVSGADISQFEKTRHNAAASEEYSKRSAAQRALLADYPKPTIAAIRGFCLGGGMQVAMLCDIRIAAEASQFGIPAAKLGIAYGYDGLRHLVSLVGPSWARLIMYTGMRLDSAEALRIGLVDRVIANDEWWNATVAIARTISENAPLAVKAAKITIAQVLKDPAGRDMEAIRQTGAACMDSEDFREGRRAFMDKRKPRFTGK; encoded by the coding sequence GTGCCCAACGACAATGAGAAATCCTTCGCCGACGGCAAGATCCTCAAGCACGTCGACGAAGGCATCGGCATCATCACCTTCAACAATCCCGACAAGCGCAACGCCATGTCGCTCGACATGTGGGAGGGCCTTGGCCAGGCGCTGACCGGCCTGCGCGACGACGACGCCGTGCGCGTCGTGATCCTGCGCGGCGCGGGAGAGAAGGCGTTCGTCTCCGGCGCCGACATCAGCCAGTTCGAAAAGACCCGCCACAACGCGGCGGCCTCGGAGGAATACTCGAAACGCAGCGCCGCACAGCGCGCGCTGCTGGCGGACTATCCGAAACCGACGATCGCTGCCATCCGCGGCTTCTGTCTCGGCGGCGGCATGCAGGTCGCGATGCTCTGCGACATCCGCATCGCTGCGGAGGCGAGCCAGTTCGGCATACCCGCGGCAAAGCTCGGCATCGCCTATGGCTATGACGGCCTGCGCCACCTGGTGTCGCTGGTCGGCCCGTCCTGGGCGCGGCTCATCATGTATACGGGCATGCGGCTCGATTCAGCGGAGGCGCTGCGGATCGGCCTGGTCGATCGCGTCATCGCGAACGACGAATGGTGGAATGCGACGGTCGCGATCGCGCGCACGATCTCCGAGAACGCGCCGCTCGCCGTCAAGGCCGCCAAGATCACCATCGCGCAAGTGCTGAAGGACCCGGCCGGGCGCGACATGGAGGCGATCAGACAGACCGGCGCCGCCTGCATGGACAGTGAGGATTTTCGCGAAGGCCGCCGCGCCTTCATGGACAAGCGCAAGCCGCGCTTTACCGGGAAATAG
- a CDS encoding L,D-transpeptidase family protein, translated as MRTSLILAVAAALASAPAFGQGAPAPASAVPAAAKPAAGAGPAHPTAPKAPASTPEQRSAAALALSREPTYDEGTAQRIKEAALSYSDLAVRGGWPMIPPDAKFAAGTAGANDELLRTRLIISGDLAAEKASGAFDDALTEAVKRFQARHGLAPTGTMTPRTIAAMNVPVQKRIRQLEASLDRLENMNFTFGPRYVVVNIPATFAEAVENDVVVRRYRVIVGKTEKPSPTLTAQITGVVLNPTWTVPSSIAKSEISAHMRKDPTYLSRMHMEVLDAHDNPIDSHAVDWSGAHTPNFTVRQQNGAWNALGAVKIDMPNSYSVYMHDTNQRSLFNDDYRFDSHGCSRVDNVRDLAAWLLSAELAKWNRAAIDAAIATGQHQEIALPQKVPVAWIYLTAWMTRDQTVQFRNDIYDQDEQLLEATAEEAAFFSQAANHPLTAHLAQ; from the coding sequence ATGCGAACCAGCCTGATCCTTGCCGTTGCCGCGGCGCTCGCGAGCGCGCCGGCGTTCGGCCAGGGCGCCCCCGCCCCTGCTTCGGCCGTACCCGCCGCGGCAAAGCCGGCCGCAGGCGCCGGACCTGCGCACCCGACGGCGCCGAAAGCACCCGCATCGACCCCGGAGCAGCGCTCGGCCGCGGCGCTGGCGCTGTCGCGCGAGCCGACCTATGACGAAGGCACCGCGCAGCGGATCAAGGAAGCGGCGCTGAGCTATTCCGATCTCGCGGTGCGCGGCGGCTGGCCGATGATCCCGCCTGATGCGAAATTCGCGGCCGGCACGGCGGGCGCGAATGACGAGCTGTTGCGCACGCGCCTGATCATCTCCGGCGACCTCGCCGCCGAGAAGGCGAGCGGCGCGTTCGACGATGCCCTGACCGAAGCGGTGAAGCGTTTCCAGGCCCGCCATGGATTGGCGCCGACCGGCACCATGACCCCGCGCACGATCGCGGCCATGAACGTCCCGGTGCAGAAGCGCATCCGCCAGCTCGAGGCCTCGCTCGATCGGCTGGAGAACATGAACTTCACCTTCGGCCCGCGCTATGTCGTGGTCAACATCCCCGCAACTTTCGCCGAGGCGGTCGAGAACGACGTCGTGGTGCGGCGCTATCGTGTCATCGTCGGCAAGACCGAGAAGCCCTCGCCGACGCTGACGGCGCAGATCACCGGCGTCGTGCTCAACCCGACCTGGACGGTGCCGTCCTCGATCGCGAAAAGCGAGATCTCCGCGCATATGCGCAAGGACCCCACCTACCTGTCGCGCATGCACATGGAAGTGCTCGACGCGCACGACAACCCGATCGACTCGCACGCGGTGGACTGGTCCGGTGCGCACACGCCGAACTTCACGGTACGCCAGCAGAACGGCGCCTGGAACGCGCTTGGCGCGGTCAAGATCGACATGCCGAATTCCTATTCGGTCTACATGCACGACACCAACCAGCGGAGCCTGTTCAACGACGACTACCGCTTCGACTCTCATGGCTGCTCGCGCGTCGACAATGTGCGCGACCTGGCGGCATGGCTGTTGTCGGCGGAGCTGGCAAAATGGAATCGCGCCGCGATCGACGCGGCGATCGCCACCGGCCAGCACCAGGAGATCGCGCTGCCGCAGAAGGTTCCGGTCGCCTGGATCTACCTGACGGCGTGGATGACGCGGGACCAGACCGTGCAGTTCCGCAACGACATCTACGACCAGGACGAGCAGCTCTTGGAGGCGACCGCTGAGGAGGCGGCGTTCTTCAGCCAGGCCGCCAACCATCCATTGACGGCGCATCTGGCGCAGTGA
- a CDS encoding tripartite tricarboxylate transporter substrate binding protein, protein MLLTRRQTMIALSTGLASLAAPARADASYPGRIIKIIVPYPAGGTTDFLGRLVAEQLKNGLSATVIVENKPGAGTTLGAEQVAKSEPDGYTLLMATSTTLAINKTLYRKLPYDPVKDFAPIALVAAVPFALIVNPDVPAKTLAEFVAYAKANPGLAYGSAGNGSPQHLGAEMLKSAAGIDIRHVPYRGSVPAMLDVMAGHIPFMMVDLQPALQQIREGKVRVLGVTTPKRVAAAPDVPTLAEGGLAGFELVAWQGVVAPAATPRPIIDQLAGQIDKLLADPATRDKLTTIALEPLPGSTPDSFAAYLKSEVDRWAVIVKNSGAEPE, encoded by the coding sequence ATGCTGTTGACGCGCCGGCAGACCATGATCGCACTTTCCACGGGGCTCGCCTCGCTGGCCGCGCCGGCGAGGGCCGATGCTTCCTATCCCGGCCGCATCATCAAGATCATCGTGCCCTATCCGGCCGGCGGCACCACCGACTTCCTGGGCCGGCTGGTCGCCGAGCAGCTCAAGAACGGGCTTAGCGCCACCGTGATCGTGGAGAACAAGCCGGGCGCCGGCACCACGCTGGGCGCCGAGCAGGTGGCGAAGTCCGAGCCCGATGGCTACACGCTGTTGATGGCGACCTCGACGACGCTGGCCATCAACAAGACGCTGTACAGAAAGCTGCCTTACGATCCGGTGAAGGATTTCGCGCCGATCGCGCTGGTGGCCGCGGTGCCGTTCGCGCTGATCGTCAATCCAGATGTCCCGGCGAAGACGCTCGCCGAGTTCGTCGCCTATGCCAAGGCCAATCCGGGCCTCGCCTATGGCTCGGCGGGCAATGGCAGCCCGCAGCATCTCGGCGCCGAGATGCTCAAGAGCGCCGCCGGCATCGACATCCGCCACGTGCCCTATCGCGGCAGCGTGCCGGCGATGCTCGACGTGATGGCGGGACACATTCCCTTCATGATGGTCGACCTGCAGCCGGCGCTGCAGCAGATTCGCGAGGGCAAGGTGCGGGTGCTGGGCGTGACCACGCCCAAGCGCGTCGCCGCGGCGCCCGACGTGCCGACGCTCGCCGAAGGCGGGCTTGCGGGTTTCGAGCTGGTCGCCTGGCAGGGCGTGGTCGCTCCCGCGGCCACGCCGCGGCCGATCATCGATCAGCTCGCGGGACAGATCGACAAGCTGCTCGCCGATCCCGCAACGCGCGACAAGCTGACCACGATCGCGCTCGAGCCGCTGCCGGGTTCGACGCCGGACAGTTTTGCCGCCTACCTGAAGAGCGAAGTCGATCGCTGGGCGGTGATCGTGAAGAATTCGGGCGCCGAGCCGGAGTAG
- a CDS encoding helix-turn-helix transcriptional regulator: protein MNKSAAKRMKQRSAGKPDIELGKRIRLRRVEQKISQAELGEKLGVSFQQVQKYEKGVNRVGAARLQQIAAALDVPVTFFYDGDAKAREVESLLFLDSAFSLRLLRAYSKIKDQTVQRQLVSLMESIAANED, encoded by the coding sequence ATGAACAAATCAGCGGCGAAGAGAATGAAGCAGCGCAGTGCCGGCAAACCCGACATTGAGCTTGGGAAGCGGATCAGGCTGCGGCGCGTCGAGCAGAAGATCTCCCAGGCGGAGCTCGGCGAAAAGCTGGGCGTCAGCTTCCAGCAGGTTCAGAAGTACGAGAAGGGCGTCAATCGCGTCGGCGCCGCACGCCTGCAGCAGATCGCCGCCGCGCTCGATGTGCCCGTCACCTTCTTCTATGACGGCGATGCCAAGGCGCGCGAGGTCGAAAGCCTGCTGTTCCTCGACAGCGCTTTCAGCCTGCGGTTGTTGCGCGCCTACAGCAAGATCAAGGACCAGACGGTGCAGCGTCAGCTCGTCTCCTTGATGGAATCGATTGCCGCCAACGAGGACTGA
- a CDS encoding cytochrome c biogenesis CcdA family protein, giving the protein MIQTVSIPAAFVAGLISFLSPCVLPLVPPYLIYLTGATIEHVANEETMAASRRAVMTSAALFVAGFSTVFVMLGASASLIGGLIRAWSAELSIVAGIVIVVMGLHFLGLTRIALLMREGRLAIPKPVGLWGAYVMGLAFAFGWTPCIGPILAAILSIAAAEATVVKGAGLLAVYSAGLGIPFLVAAFMVEQFSALFSRMKRHLATVERVMGVLMVITGVGFLTGAISGMSIWLLETFPVLQSFG; this is encoded by the coding sequence ATGATTCAGACCGTATCGATCCCGGCAGCCTTCGTCGCCGGGCTGATCAGCTTCCTCTCGCCCTGTGTGCTGCCGCTGGTGCCGCCCTACCTGATCTACCTGACCGGCGCGACCATCGAGCACGTCGCCAATGAGGAGACGATGGCGGCGTCGAGGCGCGCCGTCATGACCTCGGCGGCGCTGTTCGTCGCCGGATTCTCCACGGTGTTCGTGATGCTCGGGGCCAGCGCCTCGCTGATCGGCGGGCTGATCCGCGCCTGGTCGGCGGAGCTGTCGATCGTGGCCGGCATCGTCATCGTCGTGATGGGGCTGCACTTCCTCGGGCTCACGCGGATCGCGCTTCTGATGCGCGAGGGGCGGCTGGCGATCCCCAAGCCCGTCGGGCTGTGGGGCGCCTATGTCATGGGCCTTGCCTTCGCGTTCGGCTGGACGCCCTGCATCGGCCCGATCCTCGCCGCCATCCTGTCGATCGCCGCGGCGGAAGCCACCGTGGTGAAGGGCGCGGGGCTGCTTGCGGTCTATTCCGCGGGGCTTGGGATCCCCTTCCTGGTCGCGGCCTTCATGGTCGAGCAGTTCTCGGCGCTGTTCTCGCGGATGAAGCGGCACCTCGCCACCGTCGAGCGCGTGATGGGCGTGCTGATGGTCATCACCGGCGTCGGATTCCTCACCGGCGCGATCTCCGGCATGAGCATCTGGCTGCTCGAGACGTTTCCGGTGCTGCAGAGCTTCGGCTAG
- a CDS encoding sensor histidine kinase, which yields MPKLSLPVRLALLVAGTMLPLIVFAVGIVVHNYQQDRKEATQRVLDTVRSIRLTLDAEMQRMTGGLQVLALTGALRNGDFDGFRHIVAAFLDQYGKDGVVLVADRDGRLLFSSLDPDTAELPRRNNLDIVQKVFADRQPYYSNLFMGAVKKQPIVTVEIPVIRDGEVIYDISFSPPIGMFQNLIEKQQPSGDWTLSILDADGTVFARVPNPRDTIGKRASPSVLQPMLSRPDSVLSTVSLDGVPLISGFAHSTLTGWIVAAGITESSLIAPLWRNIAITSVIGGVLLMVGLGFALRMATTIARGEMLHDLLIEELNHRVKNTLAILQAIAVQTFRSASKAEREKFEGRLGALAETHNLLSQEKWQGSELEDVVRRVLRPYLLNSPERLRMFGPIVPLSPRLAVVLSMIVHEIATNAAKYGALSNDTGTVTLDWEVIEDDGRPRLRLIWTESGGPPVTTPIHRGFGSRLIERSARDQLGGEATVDFLPRGVVCTVTCALDDAG from the coding sequence TTGCCAAAGCTTTCACTTCCGGTGCGCCTCGCCCTCCTGGTCGCAGGAACGATGCTGCCGCTGATCGTGTTCGCGGTCGGCATCGTCGTTCACAACTACCAGCAGGACCGCAAGGAGGCGACGCAGCGCGTGCTCGACACGGTGCGCAGCATCCGCCTGACGCTGGACGCGGAAATGCAGCGCATGACCGGCGGCCTGCAGGTGCTGGCGCTGACCGGGGCGCTGCGCAACGGCGACTTCGACGGTTTCCGCCACATCGTCGCGGCCTTCCTCGACCAGTATGGCAAGGACGGCGTCGTGCTGGTCGCCGATCGCGACGGCCGCCTGTTGTTCTCCTCGCTCGACCCCGACACGGCGGAACTGCCGCGGCGCAACAACCTCGACATCGTGCAGAAGGTCTTCGCGGACCGGCAGCCCTATTACTCGAACCTTTTCATGGGCGCGGTGAAGAAGCAGCCGATCGTCACCGTCGAGATCCCGGTGATCCGCGATGGCGAGGTGATCTACGACATCTCCTTCAGTCCGCCGATCGGGATGTTCCAGAACCTGATCGAGAAACAGCAGCCGTCGGGCGACTGGACGCTCTCGATCCTGGACGCGGACGGCACCGTGTTCGCGCGCGTGCCCAATCCGCGGGACACGATCGGCAAGCGCGCCTCGCCGAGCGTGCTGCAGCCGATGCTCAGCAGGCCCGATTCCGTGCTGTCGACGGTGTCGCTTGACGGCGTGCCGCTGATATCCGGCTTCGCACATTCCACCCTCACCGGCTGGATCGTCGCCGCCGGCATCACGGAAAGCTCGCTGATCGCGCCCTTGTGGCGCAACATCGCAATCACCAGCGTGATCGGCGGCGTCCTGCTCATGGTCGGGCTCGGCTTCGCGCTGCGCATGGCGACCACGATCGCCCGCGGCGAGATGCTGCACGACCTCCTGATCGAGGAGCTCAATCACCGGGTCAAGAACACGCTCGCCATCCTGCAGGCGATCGCGGTGCAGACCTTCCGCAGCGCGAGCAAGGCGGAGCGCGAGAAGTTCGAGGGCCGCCTCGGGGCGCTGGCGGAAACGCACAACCTGTTGAGCCAGGAGAAATGGCAGGGCTCGGAGCTCGAAGACGTCGTCCGCCGCGTGCTGCGGCCCTATCTCCTCAACAGTCCGGAGCGGCTCAGGATGTTCGGGCCGATCGTGCCGCTGTCGCCGCGGCTGGCGGTCGTGCTCTCGATGATCGTGCATGAGATCGCGACCAATGCCGCGAAATACGGCGCGCTCTCCAACGACACCGGCACGGTCACGCTGGACTGGGAGGTGATCGAGGATGACGGCCGGCCGAGATTGCGCCTGATCTGGACCGAAAGCGGCGGGCCCCCCGTCACCACTCCGATCCATCGCGGCTTCGGGTCGCGCCTGATCGAGCGGAGCGCGCGCGACCAGCTCGGCGGCGAAGCCACCGTCGACTTCCTGCCGCGCGGCGTGGTCTGCACCGTGACCTGCGCGCTGGACGATGCAGGCTGA
- a CDS encoding serine hydrolase domain-containing protein, with product MLAPTSPESVGMSKACFDRIEAHLKSRYVDAGRFPGTQLVVYRRGKVAHSAVQGFADLERKAPLRDDTIFRIYSMTKPITSVAFMMLVEEGRVALDEPVHKYIPEWKNLGVFVAGTAPAFLTRPPSRPMLIVDLLRHTSGLTYGFQQRSNVDAAYREQKIGDVVKAGTLDSMIADLAKIPLEFSPGEAWNYSVSTDVIGYLIGKISGMPFEQFLKTRIFDPLGMADTDFFVPAAKASRFAACYSADPPGAMTFHATERKGTLTLQDDPATSSFLAPPDLVSGGGGLCSTASDYLTFCRALLNGGELGGVRLLGPKTLKLMTSNHLPGGRDLPELSRSLFSEATYNGIGFGLGFSVTMDPAKTLIAGSPGEYAWGGAATTSFWIDPAEELAVIFMTQVLPSSAYPIRRELRSMIYSAITDSNL from the coding sequence ATGCTCGCTCCCACCTCGCCCGAATCCGTCGGCATGTCCAAGGCCTGCTTCGATCGTATCGAAGCCCATCTGAAAAGCCGCTATGTAGACGCCGGCCGCTTCCCCGGAACCCAGCTCGTGGTCTACCGCCGCGGCAAGGTGGCCCACAGCGCCGTGCAGGGCTTTGCCGATCTCGAACGCAAGGCCCCGCTCAGGGACGACACCATCTTCCGCATCTATTCGATGACCAAGCCGATCACCTCGGTGGCCTTCATGATGCTGGTCGAAGAGGGCCGCGTCGCGCTCGACGAGCCCGTGCACAAATACATCCCGGAATGGAAGAACCTCGGCGTCTTCGTCGCCGGAACGGCCCCCGCCTTCCTGACCCGGCCGCCGTCGCGGCCGATGCTGATCGTCGACCTGCTGCGCCACACCTCGGGGCTGACCTACGGCTTCCAGCAGCGCTCCAATGTCGATGCCGCCTACCGCGAGCAGAAGATCGGCGACGTCGTCAAGGCGGGCACGCTCGATTCCATGATCGCGGATCTGGCCAAGATCCCGCTCGAGTTTTCGCCCGGAGAGGCCTGGAACTACTCGGTTTCCACCGACGTGATCGGCTACCTGATCGGCAAGATTTCCGGCATGCCGTTCGAGCAGTTTCTTAAAACCCGCATCTTCGATCCGCTCGGCATGGCCGACACCGACTTCTTCGTGCCGGCGGCCAAGGCCTCGCGCTTCGCCGCCTGCTATTCGGCGGACCCGCCGGGCGCGATGACCTTCCATGCCACCGAGCGCAAGGGCACGCTGACGCTGCAGGACGATCCGGCGACGAGCTCATTCCTCGCCCCGCCCGACCTCGTCTCCGGCGGCGGCGGCCTGTGCTCGACCGCTTCCGACTATCTCACCTTCTGCCGCGCGCTGCTCAATGGCGGCGAGCTCGGCGGCGTGAGGCTGCTGGGGCCAAAGACGCTGAAGCTGATGACATCGAACCACCTGCCGGGCGGACGCGACCTGCCGGAACTGTCGCGCTCGCTGTTCTCGGAGGCGACCTATAACGGCATCGGCTTCGGCCTCGGCTTCTCCGTCACCATGGACCCGGCGAAGACGCTGATTGCGGGAAGCCCGGGCGAATATGCCTGGGGTGGTGCTGCCACCACCTCGTTCTGGATCGATCCGGCGGAAGAGCTGGCCGTGATCTTCATGACCCAGGTGCTGCCGTCGAGCGCCTATCCGATCCGGCGCGAGCTGCGCAGCATGATCTATTCGGCGATCACCGACAGCAATCTGTAG
- a CDS encoding intradiol ring-cleavage dioxygenase, translated as MPQFNDAELTAAVVTSFDETPNERAKFLLQELVKSLHDFVRRTDLTFDEWGYAIDFLTRVGQKCTDTRQEFILLSDVLGVSMLVDAVNHRERGGATETTVLGPFYVGEHKETAHGTDISSELEGERMFVQSRVTDLKGKPLAGVAVDVWHADGDGYYDSQKPSYETHGPSSRARFVTDADGRFFFRTILPCSYPIPTDGPVGEMIIQTRRHPMRPAHVHFLVNAPGYEPLITHVFIDGDKYLDSDVVFGVKDELVADVEPRRDATMPDGKPADGPWHLMTYDFRMKPGQGNAPKPMMAKAHEDA; from the coding sequence ATGCCCCAATTCAACGATGCCGAACTGACCGCCGCCGTCGTCACGAGCTTCGACGAGACACCGAATGAACGGGCGAAATTCCTGCTGCAGGAACTCGTGAAGTCGCTGCACGACTTCGTGCGCCGCACCGATCTCACCTTCGACGAATGGGGCTATGCGATCGATTTCCTCACCCGGGTCGGGCAGAAATGCACCGATACGCGGCAGGAGTTCATCCTGCTGTCCGACGTGCTCGGGGTGTCGATGCTGGTCGATGCGGTGAACCATCGCGAGCGGGGCGGGGCCACCGAGACCACCGTGCTCGGTCCGTTCTATGTCGGCGAGCACAAGGAGACGGCGCATGGCACCGACATCTCCAGTGAGCTGGAGGGCGAGCGCATGTTCGTGCAGAGCCGCGTCACGGATCTGAAGGGCAAGCCGCTCGCAGGCGTCGCGGTCGACGTCTGGCATGCCGACGGCGACGGCTACTATGATTCACAGAAGCCTTCCTACGAGACGCACGGCCCGTCATCTCGGGCGCGCTTCGTCACCGATGCCGACGGCCGCTTCTTCTTCCGCACCATCCTGCCGTGCAGCTATCCGATCCCGACCGACGGTCCGGTCGGCGAGATGATCATCCAGACCCGGCGCCATCCGATGCGGCCCGCCCATGTGCACTTCCTCGTCAATGCGCCGGGTTATGAGCCGCTGATCACCCATGTCTTCATCGACGGTGACAAATATCTCGACTCCGACGTGGTGTTCGGCGTGAAGGATGAGCTGGTCGCTGATGTCGAACCGCGGCGTGACGCGACCATGCCGGACGGCAAGCCGGCTGACGGTCCCTGGCATCTGATGACCTATGATTTCCGCATGAAGCCGGGCCAGGGCAATGCGCCGAAGCCGATGATGGCCAAGGCGCATGAGGACGCCTGA
- a CDS encoding MFS transporter, whose translation MSMESPTWISDWKPENETFWNSKGKFIARRNLIWSIVAEHIGFSVWLIWSIVATKLPQAGFHYSTDELFQLVAVPGLIGALMRFPYTFAVTMFGGRNWTILSASVLFIPTLALAYFVGKPDTPFWLMLLVASTAGLGGGNFASSMANISFFYPDRMKGWALGLNAAGGNIGVSSVQLLTPILMGIGLINLYQAEPVGGVYLQNAGLMWVLPLVVAVFGAVFFMNNLTSAKSSFRDQIAIVKQRHTWIMSFIYIGTFGSFIGYSAAFPLLIKTQFPAVTIAIAFLGPLVGSLSRPLGGLLADRVGGAIVTFWNFIAMAAATVGVLYFVGAKDFAGFLVMFLILFVTTGIGNGSTYRMIPSIFREENLRKARGAGEAARAAALKTASIESGAALGFIGAIGACGGYLIPSGFGKSIAITGGPQLALVIYLAFYATCLALTWWFYLRRSAETSGAPSLAEARI comes from the coding sequence ATGAGCATGGAAAGCCCGACCTGGATTTCCGACTGGAAGCCGGAGAACGAGACGTTCTGGAACAGCAAGGGCAAGTTCATCGCCCGTCGCAACCTGATCTGGTCGATCGTGGCCGAGCATATCGGCTTCTCGGTGTGGCTGATCTGGAGCATCGTGGCGACCAAGCTGCCCCAGGCCGGCTTTCACTACTCGACCGACGAGCTGTTTCAGCTTGTCGCCGTGCCCGGCCTGATCGGCGCGTTGATGCGCTTTCCCTACACCTTCGCGGTCACGATGTTCGGCGGCCGCAACTGGACGATCCTGAGCGCCTCGGTGCTGTTCATACCGACGCTTGCGCTCGCCTATTTCGTCGGCAAGCCGGACACGCCGTTCTGGCTGATGCTGCTGGTGGCTTCCACCGCCGGCCTCGGCGGCGGCAATTTCGCCTCCTCGATGGCCAACATCTCCTTCTTCTATCCGGACCGGATGAAAGGCTGGGCGCTCGGGTTGAATGCCGCCGGCGGCAATATCGGCGTCTCCAGCGTGCAGCTGCTCACACCGATCCTGATGGGCATCGGCCTGATCAATCTCTACCAGGCCGAGCCGGTCGGCGGCGTGTACTTGCAGAACGCCGGCCTGATGTGGGTGCTGCCGCTTGTGGTCGCGGTGTTCGGCGCCGTGTTCTTCATGAACAACCTGACCTCGGCGAAGTCGTCGTTCCGCGACCAGATCGCGATCGTGAAGCAGAGGCACACCTGGATCATGTCCTTCATCTATATCGGGACGTTCGGGTCGTTCATCGGCTACTCGGCGGCGTTTCCGCTGCTGATCAAGACCCAGTTCCCCGCGGTCACCATCGCCATCGCCTTCCTCGGGCCGCTCGTGGGCTCGCTGTCGCGTCCGCTGGGCGGCCTGCTCGCCGACAGGGTGGGCGGCGCGATCGTGACCTTCTGGAATTTCATCGCGATGGCGGCGGCAACCGTCGGTGTCCTCTATTTCGTCGGCGCCAAGGATTTTGCCGGCTTCCTCGTGATGTTCCTGATCCTGTTCGTTACCACGGGCATCGGCAACGGATCGACCTACCGGATGATCCCCTCGATCTTCCGCGAGGAGAACCTGCGCAAGGCGCGCGGGGCGGGCGAGGCCGCGCGCGCGGCGGCGCTGAAGACCGCGAGTATCGAAAGCGGCGCGGCGCTCGGCTTCATCGGCGCGATCGGCGCCTGCGGCGGCTACCTGATCCCGAGCGGTTTCGGCAAATCGATCGCCATCACCGGCGGCCCGCAGCTCGCGCTGGTGATCTACCTCGCTTTCTACGCGACCTGTCTGGCGCTGACCTGGTGGTTCTACCTGCGCCGCAGCGCCGAGACCTCGGGCGCGCCGAGCCTCGCGGAAGCGCGAATCTAG